In a genomic window of Methanosarcinales archaeon:
- a CDS encoding 4Fe-4S binding protein: MAQDNKLLWKEEICAGCGTCERSCPVEPRAIVVTEGKAVIDYNLCDSCGICVKECPVKALYFEVIA; this comes from the coding sequence ATGGCACAAGATAATAAATTATTATGGAAAGAAGAAATCTGCGCTGGGTGCGGCACCTGTGAGAGGAGTTGTCCTGTTGAGCCCAGGGCCATTGTAGTAACAGAAGGTAAGGCCGTAATAGACTACAACCTGTGCGATTCCTGTGGTATTTGTGTCAAGGAATGTCCGGTCAAAGCACTGTACTTTGAAGTAATTGCATAA